The Nymphaea colorata isolate Beijing-Zhang1983 chromosome 5, ASM883128v2, whole genome shotgun sequence DNA segment CGCCAATAAAATAGTGATTTAACCACAATTCGACCCATGTGGGAGACGAGATTGGAATCATGAGGATAAAGTGCTTCTCAAATTTTGTCAATTATTGCACGTCCGAGCAGAAATAGGACAAAAAGTGAACATACTCTCCAATAAAAATCTCTCccacaaaatctctctctctaccaaATGATGGGTAGTCCTCttttccctcctctctctctctctctctctctctctctctctctctctctctatctatacatatatatatatatatatatatatatatatatatataacttgaaaTCCTCTCACTATCTTAAGCTCCATCCAATCATGACCGTTTAATGCAATGGTTCGGGTGGATGGATATAATTAAACACACTGATGCAATGGATTTGGCGTATGGTCCATCCATTCCGAAGGCCCACATTTCGCTTTgtgggaagaaaagaaaggaaacgtTAGTGAGCAGTGTTACCAATCTCAATTCTTATGGACACGACCCGATATAAAATAGATTTGGGGTTCAGCACATGTTTGAATAAAATAACTTTTAAAAGGATATAGTTTTTATTTACCTGGGGAAATCACCAAGCCTATTCCCTTTCTCCACCGTTAGTTTAATCAAAAGATAAACACTTagatttttatgaaaaaaagaagatatgtTTTCGATGAGTTTGAAATAGGGTTTTATTAAAATGTTACTTTTAGTTTAGAGGTGTAGAGATGTCTTCAAATCGGACATTTTATTATCTATATATGTTTTTTcgaatatttatatattctgATTTGAACTTGGATTCAAATGCATATTAAGATGAGTCATATCAAAATCTGAGTCCAAATTCGAAAGCTCCTTTCACaatttcaatttgtttcaaatccaacttttaaatggacctccaaatccaaattttaaaccaaattcaactgactttcaaaatgtaagggcatcAGATACATAATATATGTCTATCTAAAACTAATTTGATCCAAAGCTTAATCGAAATCCAattgatatttatgtatattcgaatCCAATCTGATCGGGTGCCATTTTTTAAAGCTAAACCCGGTCTgctttttccatatccaagttTTTGTAAATGGGTTGATTAGATGTCTAATGAAAATCGGATATAATGACATCCTTGTTTTTATCTTGTCACAGAAAACATACAAACCACATTTTAGAAAAGGGTCAAATAAATCATGTTGTCACAAAACCTAGCTTTCAGTGAACATCGTTTCAAGTTTAAAGGTGACATCTAAGTTTTAGCACGGCCAGTACCATTGCTTGATGGGGATTGAAGGTGGGGCGAAGCCAAGgggggcctgcatgggccctggccccctcaaaaaaaatttaaaaacaaaattatgtgtaaattttaaaaaattccaCTTGTtccatataaaattttgaaaaaagatatttcgctccatgtcaaaatttagaaactttaattggattttctttatgaaaaatttttggttccaGATTGAATAATTCAAGTTTATGGTAGGTGGTGGAAAATGATGTCCAGGATGCTTTCCAGGATGTTGATGGCGAGATCTTAATATAGAGTTTGAgtgaaattgaaatcagccggcCAACATTCagaaaagtttatatatatatatatagatatatattttgCCACTCTAAAAGACTGTCACTAATGGTGCATTCTCAATCGTTGTCAATAAATTATTGTCACAGAATACGCCATTTACGATAgttttaatttctaaaaaagaGCCGGCTGATTTGAATTCCTTTTGAGCTGGTTTTTACAGTCAACAGTGGGCCACTGTGTTCCTCGAATGAGAACAAGCTAAATGTGATTGACAGCACCTTTTTTGTGCCGGTTGCCTTAAAACTTGGAACGTGGCAAGCTACTTTCCACATATTGGGGCTGTGATTTGTCTTCCAGCGAGTTACAAGCATTGCGTGTACCGCTTGAAGGGGAGAGCCTTAGGAAGGGACAAATGTCTCACGTCTGCAGCGTTCTGCTCGTCCGCAGCCGCAATAATGTCGAAAGAATGGGAGTTCATTGTCGCGTTTGTACGTTGGGACTGCCGACTCTGAGTCGGAGAACGGTGGCGTTTGATGACCCGTCACCATCGTGTGGTTGAATTTTCTTCAGCCTTATCACATTTTCTCCCCTCCATAGAAACTTCAACTCCTCTCTTCAATGTTTAACTACTCGTCGCTAAGTTCTGCTTTCATTAGTATAGGGTTGTTTGATGAATTATGGAATTCTAGAACTAAAATTCCCATtgttgatgaaatgaaaattgtgTTAGTAAAGAATTTTGACGTTGGAATTATAGATTCGTTCTTGAATCAAAAGTTCGAAATTATGATTCTACCCTAGAAAGTAGAATTATgatttcagaattttagaattttttcatgacaaAGATGGGGGCACATGTCAgttcatcaattctaaaattttaattcatattttatcaaacacattagTTTTAattatggaatcaaaattccatactatcaaacacaaagggaAACTTGACCTAcaagtttcattccaattcctGTTTGGggaaaaattttgtttctagaattttaattctataaTTAAAACTCACGACGATCAAACGCCGgctaaaaaatttacatattctATCTTTGGCTTTAACACAAAAGACATGGTAGACATTTGTCACCACGATATCCAcgtatattttgttttttgtttgtacatccatcatttcatgaacaaagCCAAACCTTGCCATATATCTACCAAGATATGACACATCATTTTTGATACGTGAAGACATTGAAACGACAGGCTCGTTTACCTAACCGAGTAGAAATGTTAATGGATCGGATTTTTAAATGCATCGTTTGCATTCCGGGTAgaaatgtcaatggatcggattttcAAATGCATCGTTTGCATTGTTTGCCGTATCCATTTACGCCTCCTTGACTCAAACAAAGTTTCAATAAACTACATATTATAAATGACTTGTTTTGCTCTCTTCAACAAACAATTCATATATGTGCGCTTTTCGGCTGCATGGGATAGCTTTGAAGCAAGATTCAAGTGAAATTGTGACAATGGAAGTGTAAATATTTATCTTCTTTGGAAGGGTCGCACTTATTAAGCATCTATCTATGGTTTAATTAGGGCATGACATCGGGCTGGCCCAGTCCCAGCCGATTTATTTATCGTTCGGATTTATGCATTTATGTGTTCTACTGAATGAAACCTTTTCCTCTTTCAGTTTTGCCAGTACACGGTGTCGGTCTCCCTTTTTGTtataagggtattttagtcatttcatgTTTTAACCATTGCctccatacatatatatatatatatatatatagcaagcaGTTAATGACCACGAAAATCATATGAGACTGACATTTTGATAAAAGTTTGTTTGACCAGTTATgcttaattaaatattatatatatatatatatataatatgcatgTCAAGCACATGAAGATTATTATAATGCAAGACATAGTCTTGACTTTTTCCaacgattaaaaaaaaaaaagcagaccTTAATGGCTATTGATTCTTCATATGCCATGATTGAACTGTAGGTGGCTTTACGGTGCAATAGCTAGAATTAGGTAAGTGATATCGACATTTGATTTGGGTGCACTTGTCACAATCAATTAGGATAAGTTAAACAACGCTGCCGTAAGGTAGCTCCACCCGAAATACAAGTATCGAAAATGGGCTCGTTTAGCTTCCCAGCTTCAGACCTTTTAGTGTACAACTTGGCCTTTATTCATCAACAAATGAAACATGAAGTTTCACGATCCctacgctttttttttttattattattaaatatggACCTTATTTTGGTCAACAACCGCTAAATAAGAAGAGCGAATTGTTTGTTATGGTTTTTTACTTGTGACGGTGAAATACTTCGATCATGATCAGCTAGTTGAGTCCTTTAACGGTCACATGTGAAAAGACATAATACTCAAGTCACCCTCTTAAATAAGGGCTCAAACTAAATCACTTATGTTCGAAAGCatcaaaatttatcattttcaacattttaaagAATGTCCCTTCTTTCAGTTTTTGATTTTtacccaagaagaagaaggatcaCTCCCATTTCCTTCGACTTCATACCATTTTAGCTAAAGTTATGGATCAAATGGGATGGAGATGTTCAATTGTTTTGAAGCAGTTCGATCAGATGTCAGATACAAATTGGATTTATTGAGAACCCTAACACCAATCAAAATCTCAGGTGTATAGGGTGATCATGGTGTGGTTATATTCATTCATGATGTAACATGCAAGTCTTCAatctctgtttttttctttttttccttttttgcacTTTAGAGCATATTCGATTAAGTAAAGTACAAGGTTCCATGGAATACTAAGCACTCGTTCAAACACCAACAGAAAATAGTACAAGAAATATGTTGTGTAGAATGTGGTGTTCCACGTACTTGTGCCCTGTCCACCACGCAGTAGGGTTGCAAATATATTGGATctaacaaaacaaatttgagaaaaatacTTCGAACCAAATTTAGTTCACTTTCAAAATTTCGAGTGTAATGAGTTTTGTGGTAATGTTGTGCACAATAGAAACTCAACTGAGTTTGTCATATCTAACAATCACTTAAATGCtaagaaaatcaagaataatTTATCCTTTTAGAGGGCATTTGGTTGGCAAAATATGCCTATATGTGGAGAGGGAAGGTGCtagaaattttcctttttttgggttGGGGGTGGGGGGACTATAATTTTCAAAGCTTTTTACAAAGGACAAActacatttttcaaaagtttaaaaagccaaattaaaatttttgaaaactataataattatttcttttcaaaatatcaacaaGATGTCATGGCCCTACCAGCCCCCTTGTCACCACCCTTGTTTGCCAAATGTGGTTATTCacaaaataaatgcaaatgATGCAAATGCAGGACTAGATGGATGAGAAGCAACAAACTCAAAATCATGTTTGGTTGTTTCATAACCATCCATGGAGGAAAATTGCATGGAATGAGAACCATTGCCATGTGCTTTGACATAAAGTCATTGTTCGAAACcaaatttcatgttttgatgGTTGAAAACAAAAGATACATTATTTTCATCGAATGACTTCTACATTAGAGAATTTGCTAGATGTTGCATAATGTCATCTTTAATGCGACTATCATGATAccttgacataaaaaaaaaatctattttagaTTACATAAATAACTTGTGAAACCTTGGAATCAAAGGAAAGTGCCACAATACTTTTGTTGGAATTTTACTATTTTCTATGACCACATTTATatgttcattttctctctcttcatcaaGCACCTTTCATCTTGAAGCACCACAAGTTGTGCacacatttttatttgttgtgtcATTTTAATACAACATGCAACCATTCAAATAGACATGAATCTTGTTGTATTTGAAACTCAAATTACCAATTATCTTCTATATCTCATAATATGACGATGGTAACAAGTTTTTATCTGGCAAGGGTTCTTTCAGAAATTCCAACAATGTGGTAAAACTTATTTATTCCATCCACATACACTGCATGAGATATAATCGTATGAACGCTgacaattttaaaaacttgtgcCGTGGATTTAACTCTTGCTCAACCTCATTTAAAAGCTTAAAGAATGTCTTTGTTTCCTCTGAAGTTCCATTGGTGCACTTAACATTACTTCCTTCGTTGTCAACTTCCCTAGTAcaatttataaatatatcagTTAACAATTCTTGCATATCGATGTCATTTTAATGTTGTGAAGTGCAATACTCATGGTTGACGTATCTTCCCCATGAAAAATTCCCTCCATATAGTTTCGACAAAAACCATGAGAAATCAATTAATACCACCTCAGAGCTTGGTATAGTTTTGATGTCATTTTAATGTTGTGGTGGAGCTTAGTATGCCACCGCAGATACCGAACTGAATACTGTTGAAGATAAGTGACGACAGGCTGTTATCgcatttcctttcttctcaGTGTTTATATGTTATGTTGTTCCTTTCTTGTTAGTAATCGTATCTTAGTGTGATACAATATTTTTGGTATGTGAATTATCCTTGCACCTTTGTTGATATTCTTTCCACTTCTTCTGTTGACCAATTACGTGTATTTTTAAACCCTTGTGTACTTGGTGAAAGGGTGAGACAAATAGAAGGAAAACACAACTTCTGGCTGCTTGTACTGTGGATACAGGCCTCTAGGTCGAACCATGTTCTCTTTgtctattcattttcttttctttaacttctacatggtattagagcccaGCATAACCtctgtttcctctcttgtttGTGGAGTTTCTGGTTTTTCGTTTTCATCATGGCCAAACAGTCATAGTTCAGAAGGCCAAGGATCCGATAGTCGagttgttgaaaaaaaaatagttgtgcAGAAACAAGCCAACCTTGCCAAAGAAAATCACATCAGTATGGTTGAATGGGAGCAACCATCTAGCACGGTCGAAATAAGCCATGTTTTACCTCACTggaaagaacaaatgaaaatatgttATTGGCAATATTTACAAACCTACAGAAGATTATCCGACTTTCAAGGAGTGGCATTGCAATAATCATTTGGTGGTGTCTTGGCCTATCAATTTTATGGAGCCCAAAATTTCTCAACAATTTATGTTTCTGCCGATCAGATCTAGAGAAAGGCAAAGGATCTTTACAGTGAAAAAAGTGACACTGACCGTATGTTCCAACTCTCTCAAAATATTCACAGCAAATGGAAGGACAAGCAGCCCCTTGTCGAATATACAGGAGACATGGAAGGTATGTGAGATGAACTCAAATATCTTGTAAGCATGTCTTCCAGACTTAGATCTAGAGAAAAATTACTTGAGCAACAACAAATTTTTGAGCACCTTGTTTGTCGTAATACTGAGTATGAGGCTGCTCGTTAAACATGGCAAAATGAAACTTCAAGTCTTACAATTCTAACAAAGCCAATTGTATTCTAATTTACTGGATGTCACTACATTCTGTATCAGAAGCTGACTGATTTAGTAAAGCCGTTAGCCATCACTTTGTAATTTGTAGTACTTGGCACAAATGATATAGTAAACGAAATTGATACCTCCCAGCACAGCAAGCATCCAGTAGACATTGTCAAGATGCCCCTGGTTTATATCATCGTTAAGCCATTCTGTGGCTTTTCCAACCAGATCTACAACAGTTGCACTTAAGTAAAACCCAATTCCCATTGTCAATGACATCATAGAGGTGCCTGTGTTCTTAAGTGATGCTGGGAATTCTTGGTAGTACAAACTCACTTGCCCTGGATAGTAGAAAGCTGAGCCAGCTCCAATGAGTGCAAGTGGTGGCATTAGCCAAAGGGCTGTCATTGGTGCCATTACCTCAGGCCCATCTCCAAGCCCATGTATATGCACTGCTTGCAGCCTCCTTCTTTCAACATATGCCATTGGCAGCCAAGCCAACAATGTTTACAACATGTCCTACACCAATAAGATTAAGGATTGTAGGGACCGACGGGTAATGATTCGGCAAAATGTGTAAAAGAATCTGTCGATTATTGGTAGGAAAATCACCATgctgacaaaaacaaaaacctggAAAGAAGCAGCAGGGATCTTAAAGTGATGACTTAAAGAGCGATCCATGGTAAGGGCCTGCAAAATTGTAAGATTAGCCTGAATGCCAGTGGCAACATTGAGGAAGATCCCAGTGGACCACAGAGGAAACAAATTGAGCAAAGTCTTGAGGTCCTCAACTTCTTGTATAGAGCAGAGTCGCCAGGGCTTCGCTATTGAGCCATCTGAATGGATGTCACCCTCTGTTATGACAGCTGCTTTATTGATGAATCTGTAGAAATAAGAAAGCTTTCATCACTTTTAAAAGAAGGTACTGTAAGAATTGATGTCACAAGCTGGGGTCTAGTCTCAAAGGAACTACTTCCATTATCCAGAAGGTGTAAATGCTTTGGTTTGAGATTTGATTCGGATTTCCTGTTTCTCAATTTTTTCTGGTAAGAATCTGTTTCCTTTGTTTTTAGTTTGAACTGAATCTAAGCCATTTGCACCCCTAAAATGTCATGACTTAACCAGTTTTACATCATAAGACAAGCTGAACAGTCTTGGATATTGATGAATCACCAAGTAATATGTATTGTACCTGAACCTAGAAGTCAGCTGTGGATGCTTGGCGTTTGGATCATTCCCATGATGGTAGTTGGCTTCATTCACTGATAATCTAGCCATGTTCTTCCGAATTGCACTGACCACAACATGTGCTAAGCTGACAAAGGGACTGCCTTTCGGCCTCACGTTCCGGTAGCAGCGTTTGCCTATAACAAACAGGATGAAGCTGATGACATTGAGCACTGTACAGGCTCCGTAGCTCCAGTTCCATCCTACAATGTCCATGATGTAAACAACTGCTGTGAATGCAACTACCATCGCAATTGTGGTTGAGAAGAAGAACCAGTTAACGAAAACTTCCTGatcctttttcttattaaacTGGTTCGCACCCATTGCCACAAAGGTGAAGCTTGTACCCCCAGCACCAAGCGTTGTTACTCCAAAGGCTAAGCATAAAAAGGCAAACTGGAGCGGTGAGGGGGGAGGACATCGGCCCAGTGAATGATCACATGAAGGTGGCCCTAGTGCTGGCACCACTGTAGTGAACGTTAACAACAGAGTCCCCTGCATGTTGAAAAATTCCCCAGCCTAATTAAGTTGCTGAAGTTCAGTAGGCTTCAGAAAGAATATGGGAACGAAATGCATGCTAACCAAGAAGCATCAAACATTCTTTTCTATTCTATCTGTGTCACAGATATATGGGATGATTTGCCTATTAATTTAAGGAGAAAATGCAACTGCCAGACTGTTATTCTTTCGTTCTTTGTATCTTGATTTTATTTACCAAGTTAGGTCCATGTAGATGGGTTCAGAGGAATGTAACTGAATCGGATCAGGTATCAGTgatttgtatttttctttcagCTGTAAGCAATCCGATCCGAGAGATATCATCTATATATTTTACTGATCCTAATTAGACCCATTTTCACCCTCATGGATTCTTCATGGTTGATTCAGTTATAGTCTATGTTAAAATAGAAATTATCCTAATTCGACGCGTTTTCACGCTCATGGATTCTTCATGGTTCATTCAGTCATAGTCTGTGTtcaaagaggaagagaaaactGATACTTCGGTAGCTTacagaagaaagaaatcatttcttttgttttggattttgtgggtatggatttggattttttggGGAGTGTGGGCCTAAAAACTGGTTCGGCAGTCGAATAGGCCTAGTTGCTCATTTGATGAATCGGCCAGTTCAGCAATTCACTTTGCCCGTCTaggaaaatgtaaaaaatatgaaaatagatacttttttaaataaaaagcgatcacaaaaattataaatcgattaaaataaaaaaaacttgttaaaaTAGTTTATTAACTGACACGAGGCACTCTTGAATCGGCCACTGAGATTGACCGATTCAGTTTGAGTttaatgacattgatttttggTTTGTCTGTTGAGTACCAAATTCCATTACAGAATCCGCTTTCCCCGGCACTTATACTGTCAGTATTGCACACTGCTGACGTCCTGACTCCATTATTATTTAATGTCACCTTTCTTACTCCAAACAAAACAGAAGAAATAATTGACTCGATTATTAAAAGCAGTCAAACTTCAAAACTAGAGACTGAATTTTTATACTGCCCGTGGCCACGTTGTGAGCTGATCATGACATCAGCTTTCGCCACGCTATGCCGGATTCTCGATATTGAAAGGATAACCGAATTAAGAAGGGAAAACATACCAGGGAAGAGATAAGGGTGGCTATGGCGATGGTTGAGAAGCACCCCAAGTAAGAATCACACAGGATGGCACCGGCAACGGGCGTCAAATTCATGAGCGAGTTGATTATGTTGGTAATTTGGGACGCTCTGATACTGTTGATGTTAAACTTGTGATCGAGGAACTGCAGGAGGTCCGTGGTTACTCCATAAATGGCAACAGTTGAGCTCATTGCACATCCTGCagttgaaaatgaatgacaatgAGAAGATTATTTCTGCAGTCCCATCAGTTGAAGCATCTGTAGtttgaaaaaacatgagaaaacaaATGAATGTTCTAATAAAGAGCATGTGGTGGTGAGAAGAAAGCCGGTGGACTACGGTAGAGCAGAAGACATCGATTCATGTTGAAACT contains these protein-coding regions:
- the LOC116254444 gene encoding protein NRT1/ PTR FAMILY 2.7-like, which produces MASSAPDGNTSSLPMETLEGQTEQPASVRKDGGWIPALLIIGCAMSSTVAIYGVTTDLLQFLDHKFNINSIRASQITNIINSLMNLTPVAGAILCDSYLGCFSTIAIATLISSLGTLLLTFTTVVPALGPPSCDHSLGRCPPPSPLQFAFLCLAFGVTTLGAGGTSFTFVAMGANQFNKKKDQEVFVNWFFFSTTIAMVVAFTAVVYIMDIVGWNWSYGACTVLNVISFILFVIGKRCYRNVRPKGSPFVSLAHVVVSAIRKNMARLSVNEANYHHGNDPNAKHPQLTSRFRFINKAAVITEGDIHSDGSIAKPWRLCSIQEVEDLKTLLNLFPLWSTGIFLNVATGIQANLTILQALTMDRSLSHHFKIPAASFQVFVFVSMVIFLPIIDRFFYTFCRIITPMAYVERRRLQAVHIHGLGDGPEVMAPMTALWLMPPLALIGAGSAFYYPGQVSLYYQEFPASLKNTGTSMMSLTMGIGFYLSATVVDLVGKATEWLNDDINQGHLDNVYWMLAVLGGINFVYYIICAKYYKLQSDG